A genomic segment from Flavobacterium inviolabile encodes:
- a CDS encoding MarR family winged helix-turn-helix transcriptional regulator, with translation METIFTTENLYNILSGRIQSAFNRALLNNFKANNIGLTKEKWSILAVLWKNDGCSQQVLADETYRDKPSITRLVDNLEKEGLVTRKPDAKDRRLNLIFLTDKGKSIENTVMKVVDATVNEAVKGIDPDELRIVRETFLKIYDNLEIKK, from the coding sequence ATGGAAACTATTTTTACAACTGAAAATTTATACAATATATTATCCGGAAGAATACAGTCGGCTTTTAACCGGGCTTTGCTGAATAATTTCAAGGCTAACAATATTGGTTTAACAAAAGAGAAATGGTCCATACTGGCAGTACTCTGGAAAAATGACGGTTGTTCCCAGCAGGTACTTGCCGATGAAACCTATAGGGATAAACCAAGCATTACCCGTTTAGTGGACAATCTTGAAAAAGAAGGATTGGTGACCCGCAAACCGGACGCCAAAGACCGTCGCCTGAACCTGATTTTCCTGACCGACAAAGGGAAATCTATTGAAAATACGGTTATGAAAGTAGTCGATGCTACCGTGAATGAAGCGGTAAAGGGCATCGATCCGGATGAACTCCGCATTGTCCGGGAGACTTTCTTAAAAATATACGATAACCTCGAAATAAAGAAATAA
- a CDS encoding DUF6929 family protein — protein sequence MNRFTLELLFQIIGVGSASGLFFKDNTLNIISDNSSYLYEYQLKSSELKRHPLADNPAENIAKKIKPDFEAITSYADTLYLFGSGSTQNRNKMVKVNAKTKEVISETDLSDLYLAMQSFAAISPENFNIEGVAYTGESWYFFNRGNGSSGKNIVFTIQGKNLIDDFSIIFSELKLPKIKGVRTGFTDAVHVNDKLYFLAAAENTTSTYNDGAVLGSVIGCIDIEKMKVDFTRKITDTHKFEGLTVYRQSADDITFLLCEDNDTDKLQADIYQLSLKK from the coding sequence ATGAATAGATTCACATTGGAATTACTCTTTCAAATTATCGGAGTAGGTTCGGCATCCGGTTTGTTTTTTAAGGACAATACGTTAAACATCATCAGCGACAACAGTTCTTATTTATATGAATACCAACTGAAATCTTCCGAGCTGAAACGCCATCCGTTAGCGGATAATCCGGCTGAGAACATTGCTAAAAAAATCAAACCAGATTTTGAAGCAATAACGTCCTATGCGGACACGCTTTATCTTTTTGGTTCCGGTTCGACACAAAACCGAAACAAAATGGTAAAAGTTAATGCTAAAACAAAGGAAGTCATTTCCGAAACCGATCTTTCCGATCTGTATCTGGCCATGCAAAGTTTTGCCGCCATCAGTCCGGAAAATTTCAATATTGAAGGAGTTGCCTATACCGGGGAAAGCTGGTACTTTTTTAACCGCGGCAACGGAAGTTCCGGGAAAAATATCGTTTTTACCATCCAGGGCAAAAACCTTATCGATGATTTCAGCATTATTTTCAGCGAATTGAAATTACCTAAAATTAAAGGTGTCCGTACCGGATTTACCGATGCTGTACACGTGAATGATAAGCTATACTTTTTGGCAGCCGCCGAAAACACGACCTCAACCTATAATGACGGTGCCGTTTTGGGAAGCGTTATCGGCTGTATTGATATTGAAAAGATGAAAGTTGATTTTACCCGAAAAATCACCGACACGCATAAGTTTGAAGGTTTAACCGTTTACCGCCAGTCGGCTGATGATATTACCTTCCTGTTATGTGAAGACAATGACACCGACAAACTACAGGCAGACATTTACCAATTAAGCCTGAAAAAATAA
- a CDS encoding PPK2 family polyphosphate kinase → MKNIKCDDFRVDKKIKLSDIPTVYNVDTSEKKKSKALEKTREKLSRLQDKMYAHNRYGVLICLQGMDTSGKDSLIREVFKEFNSRGVVVHSFKTPNSTELEHDYLWRHYLALPEKGKFSVFNRTHYENVLVTRVHPEYILNENLPGIERVEDIPEDFWEDRYEQINNFEKHITRNGIIVLKFYLHLSKEEQRLRLLRRLNIEDHNWKFSPGDLKERALWEQYQEYYEEVINNTSKKHAPWYVVPADNKETCRYIVAKTILDEMEKYTDIKEPELDPEIKKNIAVYIEQLGKE, encoded by the coding sequence ATGAAGAATATTAAATGTGATGATTTTAGAGTGGATAAAAAAATAAAATTATCCGATATACCCACGGTGTACAATGTTGATACTTCAGAGAAAAAGAAGTCGAAAGCATTGGAAAAAACAAGGGAAAAGCTAAGCAGGCTCCAGGATAAAATGTATGCCCATAACCGTTATGGTGTGCTGATCTGTCTGCAGGGAATGGATACTTCGGGAAAAGACAGCCTGATCCGTGAGGTTTTTAAGGAATTTAATTCCCGCGGTGTAGTGGTGCATAGTTTTAAAACGCCAAATTCCACAGAACTGGAACACGACTATTTATGGCGCCATTATTTAGCACTTCCGGAAAAAGGCAAGTTTTCGGTTTTTAACAGAACGCATTATGAGAATGTACTGGTCACAAGAGTGCATCCTGAATACATACTCAATGAAAATTTACCGGGTATTGAAAGGGTGGAAGACATCCCGGAAGATTTTTGGGAAGACCGCTATGAGCAGATCAATAATTTTGAAAAGCATATTACCCGGAACGGGATTATTGTCCTGAAATTCTACCTGCATCTGAGTAAGGAAGAACAGCGCCTGCGATTGTTAAGACGCCTGAATATTGAAGACCACAATTGGAAATTTTCCCCCGGAGATTTAAAAGAAAGGGCTTTGTGGGAGCAATATCAGGAATATTATGAAGAAGTTATCAATAATACTTCCAAAAAGCATGCGCCCTGGTATGTCGTTCCAGCAGATAATAAAGAAACCTGCCGTTATATCGTTGCCAAAACAATATTGGATGAAATGGAGAAATATACCGATATCAAAGAACCGGAGCTGGATCCTGAAATTAAAAAGAATATAGCCGTTTATATTGAACAGCTGGGAAAAGAATAA
- a CDS encoding META domain-containing protein: protein MKKIVVALVTFAFITVGCNSYKKADTAVALEGTKWKLTELMGKPVTTTKNGKDIYLQLNKEDHRVSGFSGCNGFGGTYELKEGSRISLSHLMGTLMACEDMTTESEFLKALQTVDNYNHNGKTLQLNRARMAPLAKFEAVK, encoded by the coding sequence ATGAAAAAAATAGTAGTAGCCTTAGTAACCTTCGCTTTTATCACTGTAGGATGTAATTCTTATAAAAAAGCCGATACAGCCGTTGCCTTAGAAGGCACGAAATGGAAACTGACCGAATTAATGGGTAAACCCGTAACCACAACAAAAAACGGTAAAGACATTTACCTGCAACTGAACAAAGAGGATCATCGTGTTTCCGGATTCAGCGGATGTAATGGCTTTGGCGGAACCTATGAATTGAAAGAAGGAAGCCGTATCTCGCTTTCCCATTTAATGGGTACGCTTATGGCTTGTGAAGACATGACAACAGAAAGTGAATTTTTAAAAGCCTTACAAACGGTAGACAACTACAATCATAACGGTAAAACCCTGCAGCTCAACCGTGCCCGAATGGCACCGCTGGCGAAGTTTGAAGCCGTAAAATAA
- a CDS encoding copper resistance protein NlpE codes for MKKVILAVACIALTMTSCKKENKAESTGAETEMKGTTVPEKSSENLLDWSGTYIGVTPCADCEGIETSITVNEDKTFAMSTKYLGKGNDIFQITGTFSWSSDGSTIKLDNIKNGPSQFLVSANQLIMLDMNGNKITGALAKKYVLNKQM; via the coding sequence ATGAAAAAAGTAATCCTTGCCGTTGCATGTATAGCATTGACAATGACATCCTGTAAAAAGGAAAACAAAGCGGAAAGTACTGGCGCAGAGACAGAAATGAAAGGAACGACAGTACCGGAAAAAAGCAGTGAGAATTTATTGGACTGGAGCGGAACCTATATAGGCGTTACTCCTTGTGCCGATTGTGAAGGTATTGAAACATCCATTACAGTAAATGAAGACAAAACTTTTGCGATGTCCACAAAATACCTGGGTAAGGGCAATGATATTTTTCAGATAACAGGTACTTTTTCATGGAGCAGTGATGGCAGCACCATCAAGTTAGACAATATCAAAAACGGTCCGAGCCAGTTCCTTGTCAGTGCCAATCAATTGATCATGCTGGATATGAACGGTAACAAAATTACGGGAGCATTAGCTAAAAAATATGTTCTCAACAAACAAATGTAA
- a CDS encoding MATE family efflux transporter gives MRLSVYTKEFRYNLKLAYPIILGMLGHTLVGIVDNIMVGKLGPTELAAVSLGNSFVFIAMSLGIGFSTAITPLIAEADGEKSIEKGRSVFHHGLFLCTILGISLFALIYFSKPIISYMGQPAEVVEMAKPFLDIVAFSLIPLIIFQGYKQFADGKSETKYAMWATILCNVVHLIINYFLIYGIWIFPKMGIVGAAVGTVSSRFVMLIYMHYALKAKEKFKPYFENFSFGEIRKTMINKIVGLGLPSSMQMFFEVALFTGAIWLSGRLGTTSQAANQIALSMASLTFMFASGLSVAGMVRVGNQKGMQDYKKLQIVARSIFLLAVVIETVFALLFIALHKVLPGLFVNVENALHLKDTAEVILIASHLLLVAAVFQISDGVQVVVLGALRGIQDVKIPMYITFVAYWVIGFPISIYLGLYTKLGGVGIWIGLLAGLTIAAIFLYLRFSRLTNKLLLEDKARQAEIVN, from the coding sequence ATGAGATTGTCGGTATACACAAAAGAGTTCAGATATAATTTAAAATTAGCCTATCCTATTATTCTAGGAATGCTTGGGCACACACTTGTAGGAATCGTGGATAACATTATGGTTGGTAAATTAGGACCAACCGAATTGGCTGCCGTTTCTTTAGGAAATAGTTTTGTTTTTATCGCCATGTCTCTGGGAATCGGTTTTTCTACAGCGATTACACCGTTAATTGCAGAAGCCGATGGTGAAAAGAGTATTGAAAAGGGGAGAAGTGTATTCCATCACGGTTTGTTCCTGTGTACTATTCTGGGAATTTCGCTGTTTGCCCTGATCTATTTTTCCAAACCGATCATCAGTTATATGGGACAGCCTGCCGAGGTTGTTGAAATGGCGAAACCGTTTTTAGATATCGTCGCTTTTTCATTGATCCCGTTAATCATCTTCCAGGGATACAAACAATTTGCCGATGGGAAATCGGAAACCAAATATGCCATGTGGGCCACCATTTTGTGTAATGTGGTACACTTGATTATCAATTATTTCCTGATTTACGGGATCTGGATTTTCCCCAAAATGGGAATTGTAGGCGCAGCGGTAGGTACTGTTTCCTCCCGGTTTGTGATGCTCATTTACATGCATTATGCTTTGAAAGCAAAAGAAAAATTCAAACCATATTTTGAAAACTTCAGTTTTGGAGAGATCCGGAAAACCATGATCAATAAGATTGTAGGATTGGGCTTGCCTTCTTCCATGCAGATGTTTTTTGAAGTAGCCTTGTTTACCGGTGCAATATGGCTTTCCGGCCGATTAGGAACAACCAGCCAGGCAGCAAACCAGATTGCGTTGAGTATGGCTTCCCTGACCTTTATGTTTGCATCCGGACTGAGTGTTGCCGGAATGGTGAGAGTCGGTAATCAGAAAGGTATGCAGGATTATAAAAAACTGCAGATCGTTGCCCGTTCCATATTCCTGCTGGCCGTGGTGATTGAAACAGTATTTGCCTTGTTGTTTATTGCACTGCATAAAGTTTTACCGGGTTTGTTTGTAAACGTGGAAAATGCCCTGCACCTGAAAGACACGGCTGAGGTTATCCTGATTGCTTCCCATTTGTTATTGGTGGCTGCGGTTTTCCAGATTTCCGATGGTGTACAGGTAGTGGTTCTGGGAGCTTTGCGAGGCATACAGGATGTTAAAATACCAATGTACATCACTTTTGTAGCCTATTGGGTTATTGGTTTTCCGATCTCTATTTATCTGGGATTGTACACCAAACTGGGTGGTGTGGGTATCTGGATCGGATTGTTGGCAGGTTTAACGATAGCCGCAATATTTTTGTATCTTCGTTTTAGCCGCCTGACGAACAAACTGCTTTTGGAAGATAAAGCAAGACAGGCAGAAATAGTTAATTAA
- the meaB gene encoding methylmalonyl Co-A mutase-associated GTPase MeaB → MHPSALHEKDGIEQPEIISSASVSQIQQFRRKQPSAQQLIDGILKGNKIALSRAITLVESTSPAHLEKANEVIKACLPHANQSVRVGITGVPGVGKSTFIEAFGKYLTSLGKKVAVLAVDPSSSLSHGSILGDKTRMEELVKDENAYIRPSASGESLGGVARKTRETIILCEACGFDTILIETVGVGQSETAVHSMVDFFLLLNLAGAGDELQGIKRGIMEMADAIVINKADGDNIKRARLAKTEYNRALHLFPMKNSGWSPKVTTCSALTNEGIADVWDTITDYFQLTQDNDYFSKKRREQNQYWLLETINEQLKRNFYNHPDIQILLDENKKAVQNNEISPFAAAQLLLEKYFK, encoded by the coding sequence ATGCATCCTTCCGCTTTACACGAAAAAGACGGCATCGAACAACCTGAAATTATCAGTTCGGCTTCCGTTTCCCAGATTCAGCAATTTCGCCGTAAGCAGCCGTCTGCCCAGCAATTGATAGACGGTATCCTGAAAGGAAACAAAATCGCCCTGAGCCGCGCCATTACCCTTGTAGAAAGTACCAGCCCTGCCCATCTGGAAAAGGCAAATGAGGTCATCAAAGCCTGTTTGCCGCATGCCAATCAATCGGTTCGCGTAGGCATTACCGGAGTTCCCGGTGTTGGAAAAAGTACTTTTATTGAAGCTTTTGGTAAATACCTGACCAGTTTAGGAAAAAAAGTAGCGGTTCTTGCTGTCGATCCGAGCAGTTCGCTGTCGCACGGCAGTATTTTAGGCGATAAAACGCGGATGGAAGAACTGGTAAAGGATGAAAATGCCTATATCCGTCCTTCTGCTTCCGGAGAAAGCCTGGGTGGTGTCGCCCGTAAAACAAGGGAAACGATCATTCTTTGTGAAGCCTGCGGATTTGATACCATCCTGATAGAAACCGTTGGTGTGGGCCAGAGCGAAACAGCCGTACACAGTATGGTGGATTTCTTCTTACTGCTCAATTTAGCCGGAGCCGGCGATGAACTGCAGGGAATCAAACGCGGTATTATGGAAATGGCTGATGCGATTGTGATCAATAAAGCCGATGGCGACAACATCAAACGCGCCCGTCTCGCTAAAACGGAATACAATCGTGCCTTACACCTTTTCCCGATGAAAAATTCCGGCTGGTCGCCTAAAGTAACTACTTGCAGCGCACTGACAAATGAAGGCATTGCCGATGTATGGGATACCATAACGGATTATTTCCAGCTAACGCAGGACAATGACTATTTCAGTAAAAAACGTAGGGAACAAAATCAGTACTGGTTACTGGAAACCATCAACGAACAGCTGAAACGCAACTTTTACAATCATCCGGATATCCAGATATTACTGGACGAAAACAAAAAAGCGGTGCAAAACAATGAAATATCACCGTTTGCAGCCGCTCAGTTATTATTGGAAAAGTATTTTAAATAA
- a CDS encoding NAD(P)-dependent oxidoreductase has protein sequence MKIAIIGATGFVGSNILKEIAGRNHEVTAIARNPKTSEAQNISWVKADIFNAAELASVLAGNDIVISAYNSGWTNPDLYNDFIAGSRSIQEAVKKSGVKRFIVIGGAGSLFVAPGLQAVDTPDFPKEYYAGASAARDYLNILKEEKELDWAFFSPAFEMHQGITTGRTGKYRLGLDNPVFDDNQRSILSVEDLAVVIADEAETPKHHQVRFTAAY, from the coding sequence ATGAAAATAGCAATCATCGGAGCTACAGGATTTGTAGGCTCAAACATCTTAAAAGAAATAGCAGGCCGTAACCACGAGGTAACCGCCATTGCCCGAAATCCGAAAACTTCGGAAGCACAAAATATCAGCTGGGTAAAAGCGGATATTTTTAATGCCGCAGAACTGGCGTCTGTTTTGGCCGGAAATGATATCGTGATCAGTGCCTACAATTCCGGGTGGACCAACCCGGACCTGTATAATGATTTTATTGCCGGTTCCAGATCCATACAGGAAGCTGTAAAAAAATCAGGCGTAAAACGTTTTATCGTGATTGGCGGTGCCGGAAGCTTATTTGTAGCACCTGGTTTACAGGCTGTTGACACACCCGATTTCCCGAAAGAATATTATGCCGGTGCCTCAGCCGCAAGAGATTACCTGAACATCTTAAAAGAGGAAAAAGAACTGGATTGGGCTTTCTTTAGTCCGGCATTCGAAATGCACCAGGGAATCACCACCGGAAGAACCGGTAAATACCGTTTGGGCTTAGACAATCCGGTTTTTGACGACAACCAGAGAAGTATTCTTTCTGTTGAAGATTTAGCCGTTGTTATTGCCGATGAGGCAGAAACACCGAAACACCACCAGGTACGCTTTACAGCAGCATATTAA
- a CDS encoding RrF2 family transcriptional regulator, translating into MISGKFAITTHILTLLAKFPEEYLASDYIAGSLNIHPVLVRKEIANLKKNHLVESREGKYGGTKLLKSPEAISMEEIFNITFEKVNFGFSKNDPNPLCPVGKQINTNLTHLYDDINDSIISKLKTISLAEFSEKF; encoded by the coding sequence ATGATTAGCGGAAAATTTGCAATTACAACCCATATTTTAACTTTACTGGCGAAATTCCCCGAAGAGTACCTGGCATCCGATTATATTGCCGGAAGCCTGAATATTCATCCGGTTTTGGTACGTAAAGAAATTGCAAATCTTAAAAAGAACCATTTGGTGGAAAGCCGTGAAGGGAAATACGGCGGTACCAAACTGCTCAAATCGCCCGAAGCCATCTCTATGGAAGAGATTTTCAATATCACTTTCGAAAAGGTCAACTTCGGTTTTTCTAAAAATGACCCCAACCCGCTTTGTCCGGTTGGCAAACAAATCAACACTAATCTGACGCATTTATATGACGATATTAACGATTCCATTATCAGCAAATTAAAGACAATTTCGCTGGCAGAATTCAGTGAAAAATTCTGA
- a CDS encoding multidrug effflux MFS transporter encodes MKMTFKQKYTILFILAGLSALAPFSIDMYLPAFPAIAKGLQTDIAQVTLSLTSYFIGISIGQLFYGPITDKFGRKKPLLFGLSVFMLASVGCALSPSISWLITMRVILALGGCVGMVVGRAVVRDLFPVAEIAKIFSILMLIVGVAPILAPSIGGWILTVSTWRTIFYFLTAFGFILTLAVYFYLPESQKEANDKPLNFKNVIQDYKTVFNEKTFLFYAFSGSIAMAGMFAYISGSPFVFMKYFGLTEAQYGWVFGTNAMGFILGSQLNRLLLKRFSSLQIITLSSCTLFIVAVSLIVLFQSELITTGVLIAHLFTFLFCLGLLVPNSTAMALAPFTENAGSASALIGFIQMVSGAILSAVVSALHNETLFPMIFGMALSGILAFMIVMQLNAKVKKGKLAPVAIPLKK; translated from the coding sequence ATGAAGATGACTTTTAAACAGAAATACACGATTCTCTTTATTCTTGCCGGCTTATCAGCTTTAGCCCCATTTAGTATCGACATGTATTTACCGGCTTTCCCGGCCATCGCAAAAGGACTGCAAACCGATATTGCACAGGTAACCTTGTCCTTAACCAGTTATTTTATCGGAATCAGTATAGGACAGCTTTTTTACGGCCCGATAACGGATAAATTCGGAAGAAAGAAACCGCTGCTTTTCGGATTGAGTGTTTTTATGCTGGCTTCCGTTGGCTGTGCCTTATCGCCTTCGATTTCGTGGCTCATCACAATGCGGGTAATCCTGGCTTTAGGTGGTTGCGTAGGAATGGTTGTGGGGCGTGCCGTGGTAAGGGACTTGTTTCCGGTAGCGGAAATTGCTAAAATTTTCTCGATTTTAATGCTGATAGTGGGTGTAGCGCCCATACTGGCGCCTTCAATAGGCGGATGGATATTGACCGTTTCGACCTGGAGGACGATATTTTATTTTCTAACGGCATTCGGTTTTATTTTGACGCTGGCAGTATATTTTTATTTGCCGGAAAGTCAAAAGGAAGCAAACGATAAACCGCTGAATTTTAAAAATGTGATTCAGGATTATAAAACGGTTTTTAACGAAAAAACATTTCTGTTCTATGCTTTTTCAGGCAGTATTGCCATGGCCGGGATGTTTGCTTATATCAGCGGTTCGCCTTTTGTTTTTATGAAATATTTCGGTTTGACGGAAGCGCAGTACGGCTGGGTTTTCGGTACTAATGCGATGGGCTTTATACTGGGCAGCCAGCTTAACCGTTTGCTGTTGAAGCGATTTTCGTCCCTGCAGATCATCACATTGTCTTCCTGTACGCTGTTCATTGTTGCCGTATCCTTAATCGTATTGTTCCAGAGTGAGCTGATTACTACCGGCGTTTTGATAGCCCATCTGTTTACATTTTTGTTCTGTTTGGGATTACTGGTACCCAATAGTACTGCTATGGCATTGGCTCCTTTTACAGAAAATGCGGGAAGCGCCTCTGCTTTAATCGGGTTTATACAAATGGTTAGCGGCGCAATACTCTCGGCAGTTGTGAGCGCCCTGCACAATGAAACCCTGTTCCCGATGATTTTCGGAATGGCCTTGTCCGGAATTTTAGCCTTTATGATTGTCATGCAGCTGAATGCAAAAGTCAAAAAAGGAAAACTGGCTCCGGTGGCGATTCCTCTAAAAAAATAA
- a CDS encoding MFS transporter, with protein MKTNDITITAVESKELAQKTAYSILFSISFAHLLNDLLQAVIPSVYPILKDNFNLSFTQIGLITFSYQMAASILQPFVGFYTDKNPKPFSQLYGMLFTIAGIVVLSYATNFYLILLAVVLVGIGSSIFHPESSRVSYLASGGKRGLAQSIFQIGGNAGTAIGPLLVAIFVVPKRQLYILWFLIFAIIAMFVLSKIAFWYRDHLSLRKSKKTEPEILHNLSQTQVTFSIIILLLLIFSKFFYTASMSSYFTFYLMDKFHVSVQDAQFHLFLFLMSVAAGTLLGGPLGDKFGRKYVIWFSVLGVAPFTLMLPFANLFWTGVLSMVIGVILSSAFPAILVYAQELLPKKLGMVSGLFYGFAFGMGGLGSAILGYLADKTSITYVYQICAFLPLIGLIAYFLPNIKKK; from the coding sequence ATGAAAACGAATGATATTACGATAACAGCTGTTGAATCCAAGGAACTGGCACAAAAAACAGCTTATTCCATACTATTTTCGATCAGCTTTGCCCATTTACTGAACGATTTGCTGCAGGCGGTGATCCCTTCGGTATATCCGATTTTAAAAGATAATTTCAATTTGTCGTTCACACAGATCGGACTGATTACGTTCTCATATCAGATGGCTGCTTCGATTTTACAGCCATTTGTAGGCTTCTATACCGATAAAAACCCCAAACCGTTTTCGCAGTTGTACGGCATGTTGTTCACCATCGCCGGAATTGTGGTTTTATCCTATGCCACGAATTTCTACCTGATCTTGCTGGCAGTTGTACTGGTTGGTATCGGGTCGTCCATTTTTCATCCGGAATCATCACGGGTATCGTATCTGGCATCGGGCGGAAAACGCGGACTGGCACAGTCGATTTTTCAGATTGGCGGAAATGCCGGAACAGCAATAGGACCGTTATTGGTAGCTATATTCGTTGTTCCTAAAAGACAGCTGTACATCTTGTGGTTCCTGATCTTTGCCATTATTGCCATGTTTGTTTTAAGTAAAATTGCTTTTTGGTACCGCGATCACCTGAGCCTTCGTAAATCGAAAAAAACGGAGCCTGAAATATTGCACAATCTTTCGCAGACCCAGGTTACCTTTTCCATCATTATCCTGTTATTGCTGATTTTCTCAAAGTTCTTTTATACGGCGAGTATGTCCAGTTATTTTACTTTTTACCTGATGGATAAGTTCCACGTTTCGGTTCAGGATGCGCAATTCCATTTGTTCTTATTCCTGATGTCGGTAGCGGCCGGAACCCTTTTGGGCGGACCGTTAGGCGATAAATTCGGACGAAAATACGTAATCTGGTTTTCGGTTCTGGGTGTAGCGCCCTTTACACTGATGCTGCCTTTTGCCAATTTATTCTGGACCGGTGTGCTTTCGATGGTTATCGGGGTGATTTTATCGTCAGCTTTCCCGGCAATTCTGGTATATGCGCAGGAATTACTGCCTAAAAAACTGGGCATGGTTTCCGGTTTATTCTACGGATTTGCATTCGGTATGGGCGGATTAGGTTCGGCTATACTGGGGTATTTAGCGGATAAAACGAGTATCACGTATGTTTACCAGATCTGTGCGTTTTTACCTTTGATCGGACTTATTGCTTATTTCCTTCCGAATATTAAGAAGAAATAG
- a CDS encoding FAD-binding oxidoreductase → MTPEIIAKLQEITGVSFVFTDDETRNSYGHDETEDFVFPPHVVVKPASAREISAIVKVANAYKIPVVPIGGRTGLSGGALSIHGGIAISTERLNRILEIDERNLQVITEPAVITQVLQDTVLEKGLFYPVDPSSRGSCFIGGNVAENAGGARAVKYGVTKDYVLNLEVVLPTGEIIWTGANTLKNSTGYNLTQLMVGSEGTLGIVTKIVLRLLPKNNHNVLMLVPFYKAGQACEAVSAIFRAGIVPSALEFMERDAIDWTLKFIDGLNVAVKADIQAHLLIEVDGNYPDVLFAEAEKIMQVLEQFDIDEILFADTDDQKNALWKMRRGVAEAVKSNSVYKEEDTVVPRYELPRLLEGIKTIGNKYGFKSVCYGHAGDGNLHVNIIKGDMTDENWKTEVPKGIREIFELTVALKGTLSGEHGIGYVQKNFMDIAFSKQQLLLMKSIKAVFDPNNILNPGKIFPDSL, encoded by the coding sequence ATGACTCCCGAAATAATAGCAAAACTTCAAGAGATAACAGGTGTTTCTTTTGTTTTTACCGATGATGAAACCCGTAATAGCTACGGACATGACGAAACCGAAGATTTTGTTTTTCCGCCCCATGTCGTGGTAAAACCGGCTTCGGCCCGGGAAATTTCCGCGATTGTAAAAGTTGCCAATGCCTATAAGATCCCGGTTGTTCCGATTGGCGGCAGAACGGGACTGAGCGGAGGCGCTTTGAGTATTCACGGCGGAATTGCGATTTCAACCGAAAGATTGAACAGGATTCTGGAAATTGATGAAAGAAACTTACAGGTTATCACCGAACCGGCTGTAATTACTCAGGTTTTACAGGATACTGTTCTGGAGAAAGGCTTGTTTTACCCGGTTGATCCGAGCAGCAGAGGAAGCTGTTTTATTGGCGGTAATGTAGCCGAAAATGCAGGTGGTGCCAGAGCGGTAAAATATGGAGTTACAAAAGATTATGTGCTTAATCTGGAAGTGGTTTTGCCAACCGGTGAAATAATCTGGACCGGGGCGAATACTTTAAAAAATTCTACCGGTTATAACCTGACACAGCTCATGGTGGGCAGTGAAGGGACTCTGGGTATCGTTACCAAAATTGTTTTAAGGCTGCTGCCGAAAAACAATCACAATGTCCTGATGCTGGTTCCTTTTTATAAAGCAGGACAGGCATGTGAAGCGGTTTCTGCTATTTTCAGAGCCGGTATCGTTCCGAGTGCGCTGGAGTTTATGGAGCGGGATGCGATTGACTGGACACTGAAATTTATTGACGGTTTAAATGTAGCCGTTAAAGCCGATATCCAGGCGCATCTGCTGATTGAAGTTGACGGTAATTATCCGGATGTACTTTTTGCCGAAGCCGAAAAAATCATGCAGGTTTTGGAGCAGTTTGACATTGATGAAATTCTTTTTGCCGATACAGACGACCAGAAAAATGCTTTGTGGAAAATGAGAAGAGGTGTGGCGGAAGCGGTAAAATCCAATTCGGTTTATAAAGAAGAAGATACTGTTGTGCCGCGATATGAGCTGCCAAGACTATTGGAAGGGATCAAAACGATCGGGAACAAATACGGATTCAAATCGGTTTGTTACGGACATGCCGGTGACGGTAATTTGCATGTGAATATCATTAAAGGGGATATGACGGATGAAAACTGGAAAACGGAAGTACCGAAAGGAATCCGTGAAATTTTTGAACTTACCGTTGCCTTAAAAGGAACTTTATCCGGGGAGCACGGTATTGGTTATGTACAAAAGAATTTTATGGACATTGCGTTCAGCAAACAACAGCTGCTGTTAATGAAGAGCATTAAAGCTGTTTTTGACCCGAATAACATCCTGAATCCGGGGAAGATATTTCCAGACTCGCTATAA